A window of Flavobacterium flavigenum contains these coding sequences:
- a CDS encoding endonuclease → MKKIYILLFTFYAVFCSAQAPANYYSTATGTGYTLKTQLYNIIKDHTDNGYSGLYVTYQTSDIDNFYENDGSILDMYSENPNGNDPYNYSAGATQRCGSAGYSNEGDCYNREHIIPQSVFDEKAPMVSDAHFITPTDGKVNGVRSNYPHSVVATPTQTSLNGSKLGASTTAGYSGLVFEPIDEFKGDIARMYFYFATRYENTVAGYSYPMFNGTSNKVFTPAFLSQLIAWHNQDPVSAREIARNNAIYTRQNNRNPYIDHPEYVAAIWTTETDDTTIPTAPSNLAVASSTSNSVNLTWLAATDNVGVTGYAVYVNSVFKQNETGLNATITGLTPSTSYTFYVVARDASNNISVPSSTVNGVTAASTGGGNTGSEIFFTEYVEGSSNNKILEISNFTGTTVNLSDYSIKKQSNGAGAWGSGLALTGTINDGASYVIAYNLAATSCYNPASANLSSNSTELQYNGNDPIGLFKNNVLIDIIGTFNGGAANFAIDETLRRKEAVTGPNTTFNKTGEWDSYSKDTCSGLGSHTIKLSNEEFNTTEFSIYPNPVTHHFTINFKDGSLESFTIAIYSLLGQKVFERQNTNNKTIEVQNFSKGTYLIKITKDSKTLTKKLIIN, encoded by the coding sequence ATGAAAAAAATTTACATTCTGTTATTTACGTTTTATGCAGTTTTTTGCTCTGCCCAGGCACCGGCTAATTACTATTCTACAGCTACCGGAACAGGTTATACGCTAAAAACTCAATTGTACAATATCATTAAAGATCATACGGATAATGGCTATTCAGGCTTATATGTTACTTATCAGACATCTGATATAGATAATTTTTATGAAAATGACGGATCAATACTAGATATGTATTCTGAAAACCCTAACGGAAATGACCCTTATAATTACAGCGCAGGTGCCACACAAAGATGTGGATCAGCCGGATATTCAAATGAAGGAGACTGTTACAACAGAGAACACATTATTCCGCAATCTGTATTTGATGAAAAAGCACCAATGGTTTCTGATGCCCATTTTATAACTCCAACTGATGGAAAAGTAAACGGAGTACGATCTAATTATCCGCATTCGGTTGTAGCAACACCAACACAGACAAGTTTAAACGGAAGCAAATTAGGTGCAAGTACAACTGCAGGTTATTCGGGACTCGTTTTTGAACCCATAGATGAATTTAAAGGTGACATTGCCAGAATGTATTTTTATTTTGCAACACGCTACGAGAATACTGTTGCAGGTTATTCATATCCAATGTTTAACGGAACTTCAAACAAAGTTTTCACTCCTGCATTTTTAAGTCAGCTTATTGCCTGGCACAATCAAGATCCGGTAAGTGCCCGCGAAATAGCACGTAATAATGCCATTTATACACGTCAGAACAATCGTAATCCTTATATTGATCATCCGGAATATGTTGCTGCTATATGGACTACTGAAACAGATGATACAACTATTCCAACAGCCCCTTCAAATTTAGCTGTAGCATCAAGTACCTCTAACTCTGTTAATTTAACATGGTTAGCTGCTACAGATAACGTAGGTGTTACTGGATATGCAGTATATGTCAACTCAGTTTTTAAACAAAATGAAACCGGACTGAATGCTACAATCACAGGGCTTACACCTTCTACCTCTTACACCTTTTATGTAGTTGCCAGAGATGCTTCTAATAATATATCAGTTCCAAGTTCAACTGTGAACGGAGTTACAGCAGCTTCAACCGGAGGTGGAAATACAGGTTCTGAAATTTTCTTTACAGAATATGTAGAAGGCAGTAGCAATAACAAGATATTAGAGATATCAAATTTCACTGGCACAACAGTAAATTTATCAGACTATTCAATTAAAAAACAATCAAATGGTGCCGGAGCATGGGGATCAGGATTAGCTCTAACCGGAACAATTAATGATGGCGCTTCTTATGTAATCGCCTATAATTTAGCCGCTACAAGCTGCTATAATCCAGCTAGTGCTAATTTATCAAGCAATAGTACTGAGCTTCAATATAATGGAAATGATCCGATTGGTTTATTTAAAAATAATGTTTTGATTGACATTATCGGAACTTTTAACGGAGGAGCTGCCAATTTTGCGATAGATGAAACATTAAGAAGAAAAGAAGCTGTAACGGGGCCAAATACTACTTTCAACAAAACCGGAGAGTGGGATTCATATTCTAAAGATACATGTTCAGGACTTGGAAGCCATACCATTAAATTATCAAATGAAGAGTTTAATACTACTGAATTTTCAATTTACCCTAATCCTGTTACACACCATTTCACAATTAATTTTAAAGATGGTAGTCTTGAATCTTTTACAATAGCTATTTATTCACTACTAGGACAAAAGGTTTTTGAAAGACAAAACACTAATAATAAAACGATTGAAGTTCAAAATTTTTCAAAAGGCACTTATCTTATTAAAATAACTAAAGATTCAAAAACACTGACTAAAAAATTAATAATCAATTAA
- the purL gene encoding phosphoribosylformylglycinamidine synthase, whose protein sequence is MIHFFENQSKTVFAVQTQNEISAQDISKLNWLFADASKIEKSALTGFFVGPRATMITPWSTNAVEITQNMGIPGIIRIEEFHPATEDFSDFDPMLSQKFNELDQEIFTINIQPEPILEIEDIATYNKVEGLALSEEEVDYLNNLSTKLGRKLTDSEIFAFSQANSEHCRHKIFNGTFVIDGEEKETSLFKLIKKTSQENPNDIVSAYKDNVAFVKGPKVQQFAPKSADKPDFYEVKEFDSVISLKAETHNFPTTVEPFNGAATGSGGEIRDRLAGGQGSLPLAGTAVYMTSYSRLNDDRKWENAVEERKWLYQTPMDILIKASNGASDFGNKFGQPLITGSVLTFEHEEANRKIGYDKVIMQAGGIGYGKLDQSIKKKPQEGDKIVILGGENYRIGMGGAAVSSADTGAFGSGIELNAIQRSNPEMQKRAANAIRGLVESDNNPIVSIHDHGAGGHLNCLSELVEETGGLIDLDKLPVGDPTLSAKEIIGNESQERMGLVIGQKDIDTLQRIADRERSPMYQVGDVTGDHRFTFQSQSNGSKPMDYALEDFFGSSPKTIMTDKTVDRKYADVAYNSADFESYLKDVLRLEAVASKDWLTNKVDRCVGGKVAKQQNAGPLQLPLNNVGVMALDYLGKEGIATSIGHAPIAALIDPAAGSRNAIAESLSNLVWAPIINGIKGVSLSANWMWACKNEGEDARLYEAVQACSDFAIELGINIPTGKDSLSMKQKYPNDEVIAPGTVIISAAGNCTDIRKVVEPVLQKDGESIYYINLSQDDFKLGGSSFAQIRNAIGNETSTIKDSAFFKNAFNTIQELIGESQILAGHDIGSGGLITTLLEMCFADVNLGAKIDFSAFAEKDLLKILFAENIGIVFQAKSDATVEAKLKANNIEFFKLGSVQETASLDFGIYNLDIAKYRDIWFETSYLLDQKQSKNGRAQARFENYKNQVLNYTFPAHFTGKKPEIDNSKPRPKAAIIREKGSNSEREMANAMYLAGFDVKDVHMTDLISGRETLEDIQFIGAVGGFSNSDVLGSAKGWAGAFLYNEKAKTALDNFFKREDTLSVGICNGCQLFMELEVINPEHEVHGKMHHNESQKHESIFTSVKVQENNSVMLSTLAGSTLGVWVSHGEGKFKLPYAEDQYNIVSKYAYEGYPANPNGSDYNTAMMCDKTGRHLVMMPHIERSTFQWNWAHYPKDRNDEVTPWHEAFVNARKWIEKN, encoded by the coding sequence ATGATCCATTTCTTTGAAAACCAAAGCAAAACTGTTTTTGCAGTACAAACGCAAAACGAAATTTCAGCTCAAGACATTTCAAAATTAAACTGGCTTTTTGCCGACGCAAGTAAGATAGAAAAATCTGCATTAACAGGATTTTTTGTTGGTCCGCGCGCTACAATGATTACCCCTTGGAGCACAAATGCTGTAGAAATCACTCAAAATATGGGAATTCCGGGCATTATCAGAATCGAAGAATTTCATCCTGCAACGGAAGATTTTAGCGATTTTGACCCAATGCTTTCTCAAAAATTTAACGAATTAGATCAGGAAATCTTCACGATCAACATTCAGCCGGAACCAATTTTGGAGATTGAAGATATTGCGACTTACAACAAAGTGGAAGGTTTAGCTTTAAGCGAAGAAGAAGTTGATTACTTAAACAATCTTTCAACAAAACTTGGAAGAAAACTTACTGACTCTGAAATTTTTGCTTTCTCGCAAGCGAATTCAGAACACTGCCGTCACAAAATTTTCAACGGAACTTTTGTTATTGATGGTGAAGAAAAAGAGACTTCTCTTTTCAAATTAATCAAAAAAACATCACAGGAAAATCCTAACGATATAGTGTCTGCTTACAAAGACAACGTTGCTTTTGTGAAAGGACCAAAAGTGCAGCAATTTGCACCAAAATCTGCTGACAAACCCGATTTTTATGAAGTAAAAGAATTTGATTCGGTTATTTCATTAAAAGCAGAAACACACAATTTTCCAACAACTGTAGAGCCTTTCAACGGAGCTGCAACAGGATCCGGAGGAGAAATTCGTGACCGTTTAGCCGGAGGTCAAGGTTCATTGCCATTGGCCGGAACTGCAGTTTACATGACTTCATATTCTCGTTTGAACGATGATAGAAAATGGGAAAATGCAGTGGAAGAAAGAAAATGGTTGTATCAAACACCAATGGATATTTTGATCAAAGCTTCAAACGGAGCTTCTGATTTCGGAAATAAATTTGGACAGCCGCTTATCACTGGTTCTGTTTTAACTTTTGAACACGAAGAAGCAAACAGAAAAATTGGTTACGATAAAGTAATCATGCAAGCGGGAGGAATTGGTTACGGAAAATTAGATCAGTCAATTAAGAAAAAACCACAAGAAGGCGATAAAATCGTAATTCTTGGAGGAGAAAATTATAGAATCGGAATGGGTGGTGCTGCAGTTTCTTCTGCAGATACAGGAGCTTTTGGTTCAGGAATTGAGTTAAATGCGATTCAGCGTTCGAATCCGGAAATGCAGAAACGTGCTGCAAACGCAATTCGTGGTTTGGTAGAAAGCGACAATAATCCAATTGTTTCGATTCATGATCACGGTGCGGGCGGACACTTAAACTGTCTTTCTGAATTGGTTGAAGAAACTGGGGGCTTAATCGATTTAGATAAATTACCTGTTGGAGATCCAACTCTTTCTGCAAAAGAAATTATCGGTAACGAATCTCAGGAAAGAATGGGATTGGTTATTGGTCAAAAAGATATCGATACTTTACAAAGAATTGCCGACAGAGAGCGTTCTCCAATGTACCAAGTTGGAGATGTTACGGGCGATCACCGTTTTACATTCCAGTCACAATCTAACGGTTCTAAACCAATGGATTATGCTTTGGAAGATTTCTTCGGAAGTTCTCCAAAAACAATCATGACAGACAAAACTGTTGACAGAAAATATGCTGATGTTGCTTACAATTCAGCAGATTTCGAATCGTATTTAAAAGACGTTTTACGTTTAGAAGCAGTTGCGTCTAAAGACTGGTTAACCAACAAAGTGGATCGTTGTGTTGGAGGAAAAGTAGCAAAACAGCAAAATGCAGGTCCATTACAATTGCCTTTGAACAACGTTGGTGTAATGGCTTTGGATTATTTAGGAAAAGAAGGAATTGCAACTTCTATCGGGCACGCTCCTATTGCCGCTTTAATTGATCCTGCTGCAGGTTCTAGAAATGCTATTGCAGAATCTTTATCAAACTTAGTTTGGGCTCCAATTATCAACGGAATCAAAGGTGTTTCTCTTTCCGCAAACTGGATGTGGGCTTGTAAAAACGAAGGTGAAGATGCTCGTTTATACGAAGCTGTTCAGGCTTGTTCAGATTTCGCAATCGAATTAGGAATCAATATTCCGACAGGAAAAGATTCACTTTCGATGAAACAAAAATATCCAAATGACGAAGTAATTGCGCCTGGAACGGTTATTATTTCTGCTGCCGGAAACTGTACAGATATTAGAAAAGTAGTTGAACCTGTTTTACAGAAAGACGGAGAATCAATTTATTATATCAATTTGTCTCAGGATGACTTCAAATTAGGAGGTTCGTCTTTTGCACAAATCAGAAATGCAATCGGAAACGAAACTTCTACTATTAAAGATTCGGCTTTCTTCAAAAATGCTTTTAATACGATTCAGGAATTAATCGGCGAAAGCCAAATTTTAGCAGGACACGATATCGGAAGCGGTGGTTTAATCACTACTTTATTAGAAATGTGTTTTGCTGATGTAAATCTTGGAGCTAAAATTGATTTTTCAGCTTTCGCGGAAAAAGACTTATTGAAAATCCTTTTCGCAGAAAACATCGGAATCGTATTCCAGGCAAAATCAGATGCAACAGTTGAAGCTAAATTAAAAGCGAACAATATCGAGTTCTTCAAATTAGGTTCGGTTCAGGAAACTGCAAGTTTGGATTTTGGAATTTATAATTTGGATATTGCGAAGTACAGAGACATCTGGTTTGAAACTTCTTATTTATTAGATCAAAAACAATCTAAAAACGGAAGAGCTCAGGCACGTTTCGAAAACTATAAAAATCAGGTTTTAAATTATACTTTCCCTGCACATTTTACAGGAAAAAAACCAGAAATCGACAACTCCAAACCTCGTCCAAAAGCAGCGATTATCCGTGAAAAAGGAAGTAATTCTGAGCGTGAAATGGCAAATGCTATGTATTTGGCAGGTTTTGATGTAAAAGACGTTCACATGACCGATTTAATTTCTGGTCGTGAAACTCTTGAAGATATTCAGTTTATCGGAGCAGTTGGAGGATTCTCTAACTCAGACGTTTTAGGTTCTGCTAAAGGCTGGGCCGGAGCTTTCTTATACAATGAAAAAGCAAAAACAGCTTTAGATAATTTCTTCAAAAGAGAAGATACTTTATCCGTCGGAATCTGTAACGGATGCCAGTTGTTTATGGAATTAGAAGTAATTAATCCAGAGCACGAAGTTCACGGAAAAATGCACCATAACGAAAGTCAGAAACACGAAAGTATCTTTACTTCTGTAAAAGTTCAGGAAAACAATTCAGTTATGTTATCTACTTTAGCAGGAAGCACTTTAGGAGTTTGGGTTTCTCACGGAGAAGGTAAATTCAAATTACCTTATGCAGAAGACCAATACAACATTGTTTCTAAATATGCTTACGAAGGATATCCGGCAAACCCTAACGGTTCTGATTACAACACAGCCATGATGTGCGACAAAACCGGAAGACATTTGGTGATGATGCCTCACATTGAGCGTTCGACTTTCCAATGGAACTGGGCGCATTATCCAAAGGATAGAAACGACGAAGTTACGCCTTGGCATGAAGCGTTTGTGAACGCCAGAAAATGGATTGAGAAAAACTAA
- a CDS encoding response regulator transcription factor, producing the protein MKNKFKVLLVDDHSVVRHGLSLLLKSICEEVEIAHADSFQDLLNKLKENQDLIFLDISIPGGNSTKMVQEIRLKYPDLLIMMFSAYDESHYALRYIHAGANGFLNKYSKDEEIIQAVESVLKTGKYISNVVKNKIIENALYNLPVNPLEKLSEREIEVAELLVGGDGNIEISNKLNIQMTTVSTFKSRIFEKLGINNVVKLIDILKIYNN; encoded by the coding sequence ATGAAAAATAAATTTAAAGTTTTACTAGTTGACGATCATAGCGTAGTGCGGCATGGCCTTTCTTTGTTATTGAAAAGCATTTGCGAAGAGGTTGAGATTGCTCATGCTGATAGTTTTCAAGATCTTCTAAATAAATTAAAAGAAAATCAGGATTTAATTTTTTTAGACATCAGTATCCCAGGAGGCAATAGTACAAAAATGGTTCAGGAGATTCGGTTAAAATATCCGGATTTGTTGATTATGATGTTTTCTGCTTATGATGAATCGCATTACGCTCTGCGTTATATCCATGCAGGAGCCAATGGTTTTTTAAATAAATACAGTAAAGATGAAGAAATTATTCAGGCTGTAGAATCTGTACTTAAAACAGGCAAATATATAAGCAACGTTGTAAAAAATAAAATTATCGAAAATGCTTTGTATAATCTGCCAGTAAATCCCTTAGAAAAATTGTCGGAGAGGGAAATCGAAGTTGCAGAACTTCTGGTCGGCGGTGATGGAAATATCGAAATATCAAATAAGTTAAATATCCAAATGACAACTGTCAGCACTTTCAAAAGCAGGATTTTTGAAAAACTCGGAATTAATAATGTCGTTAAGTTGATTGATATTTTGAAGATTTACAATAATTAG
- a CDS encoding exopolyphosphatase, translated as MHTKSIYYTLIVILFFCLKSFAQKDMYAGIEIGSKGIKFSVIDVNNIKKGDYSIIAFWTENVGIAKNISIDGSLAQDDINNAVNIVYGNLLTIKKKYNVADENIFIVGSSGVAMANNTADLINKIKSLTNKDLDFIDADTEGKMLLKGSIPPTEYGDALILDIGGGNTKGGYVNVLENKFEFFPLNLEYGTITLTEAINKTIVIPSEINSMSVYKEKAFEYAPILREKIKNVLNSKPTSLNKRKIYLSGGALWAFTTLFYSKNNEDDHFVPLQLQDIIDYDAILKNNFTVYENLAKTNKNAEKVINTYSQRHLIAANTILIASLESIPNLKSKKIYFAKEGQIAWLVSYVVDRSKKIKSVF; from the coding sequence ATGCATACAAAATCAATATATTATACATTAATCGTAATTCTTTTTTTCTGCTTAAAATCTTTTGCCCAAAAAGATATGTATGCGGGAATAGAAATTGGAAGCAAAGGAATAAAATTTTCGGTAATTGATGTAAATAATATCAAAAAAGGTGATTACAGCATCATTGCTTTCTGGACAGAAAATGTTGGTATTGCTAAAAATATTTCTATTGATGGCAGCCTTGCCCAGGATGATATAAATAATGCAGTAAATATTGTGTACGGGAATTTGCTGACCATTAAAAAAAAATACAATGTTGCTGATGAAAATATTTTTATTGTTGGGTCTTCCGGAGTAGCAATGGCAAATAATACGGCAGATTTAATTAATAAAATAAAATCCCTGACCAACAAGGATCTTGATTTTATTGATGCTGATACTGAGGGTAAAATGCTCCTAAAAGGTTCTATACCTCCAACAGAATACGGTGACGCATTAATCCTTGATATTGGGGGAGGCAATACCAAAGGAGGATACGTAAATGTTTTGGAAAATAAATTTGAATTTTTCCCTCTAAATCTGGAATATGGTACGATTACTTTAACAGAAGCTATAAATAAAACCATTGTAATCCCAAGTGAGATTAATAGTATGTCTGTTTACAAGGAAAAAGCATTTGAATACGCTCCTATTTTAAGAGAAAAAATAAAGAATGTACTTAACTCTAAACCAACTTCACTAAATAAGAGGAAAATTTATTTATCCGGAGGTGCACTTTGGGCTTTTACCACTCTTTTTTATAGCAAAAATAATGAAGACGATCATTTTGTACCGCTACAATTGCAGGATATTATTGATTATGATGCTATTTTAAAAAATAATTTTACTGTATACGAAAACTTAGCTAAAACCAATAAAAATGCGGAGAAAGTTATAAATACCTACAGTCAGAGGCATTTAATTGCTGCCAATACTATTTTAATAGCCAGCCTGGAGAGCATTCCTAATCTGAAGTCAAAAAAAATATATTTTGCGAAAGAAGGGCAAATTGCATGGTTAGTATCGTATGTAGTAGACCGTTCAAAAAAGATTAAGAGTGTTTTTTAA
- a CDS encoding MFS transporter: MIIRLLKNYIKNFTQFSAEVKVLAVTTFVNRLGAMVVPFLSKYMLEELHFSYSQIGWVMVFFGTGSFIGTWISGKLSDKIGFYKVMVFSLFTSGLLFILLQFLTTFYSFCFGVLLLTTISDMYRPAMLVSLDTYADKKERTKAISLIRSSVNLGFMFGPLIGGIIITLSSYSFLFYIDGLTCILSILLFAFFVKEKKLLYKLNAFKYLKEENSLLEDKPFLIHLVVTLITGILFFQMFTTLSLYYKEVFNFTSVESGLFLALNGVIILLFELSIVSFVESRNINKLLMVSYGILAMSVSYLFLLIEHNVAALILMMIFMTIGIMLTFPFANSFVKKRSLKKQEGKFMAAFTMSYSVAHILSTKSGMAIIELYGYKANWIFLSCLGFAGFILAYQLIFIVKKEKEQIKAKIIQSLFSESKME; encoded by the coding sequence ATGATAATACGATTACTTAAAAATTATATTAAAAATTTTACGCAGTTTTCTGCCGAAGTAAAAGTTCTGGCAGTGACTACATTTGTTAACAGGCTAGGCGCAATGGTTGTTCCATTTCTTTCTAAATATATGCTGGAAGAATTGCACTTTAGTTATAGTCAGATCGGTTGGGTTATGGTTTTTTTTGGTACTGGCTCTTTTATCGGAACCTGGATCAGCGGTAAATTATCAGATAAAATAGGTTTTTACAAAGTAATGGTGTTTAGTCTTTTTACAAGTGGTTTACTGTTTATTCTGCTTCAGTTTCTAACTACTTTTTACAGCTTCTGTTTTGGTGTTTTACTTCTCACCACAATTTCAGATATGTACAGGCCGGCAATGCTGGTTTCATTAGATACTTACGCAGACAAAAAAGAGCGAACAAAAGCAATATCCTTAATTCGTTCCTCAGTTAATTTAGGTTTTATGTTCGGCCCTTTGATAGGTGGAATTATTATTACACTTTCAAGTTATAGTTTTTTATTTTACATTGACGGGCTGACCTGTATTTTGAGTATTTTATTATTTGCGTTTTTTGTGAAAGAGAAAAAACTGCTCTATAAGCTCAATGCCTTTAAATACTTAAAAGAAGAAAATTCATTACTGGAGGATAAGCCATTTTTAATACATCTGGTAGTTACATTGATAACAGGCATATTGTTTTTTCAGATGTTTACTACCTTATCCCTTTATTATAAGGAAGTCTTTAACTTTACAAGTGTCGAAAGCGGGTTGTTTCTGGCTTTAAACGGAGTGATAATATTACTTTTTGAACTCTCAATTGTTTCTTTTGTAGAATCGCGAAATATCAATAAACTACTAATGGTTTCTTACGGTATTCTTGCCATGAGCGTTAGTTATTTATTTTTATTGATTGAACACAATGTTGCTGCCTTAATTTTGATGATGATTTTTATGACAATTGGGATCATGCTGACTTTTCCGTTTGCTAATTCATTTGTTAAAAAAAGGTCTCTTAAAAAACAGGAAGGTAAATTCATGGCTGCTTTTACAATGAGTTATAGTGTTGCCCATATATTAAGTACCAAATCGGGCATGGCAATTATCGAATTGTACGGCTATAAAGCAAACTGGATATTCTTGTCCTGCCTTGGATTTGCAGGCTTTATTTTGGCATATCAGCTGATCTTTATTGTGAAGAAAGAAAAGGAACAGATTAAGGCTAAAATTATTCAATCCTTGTTTTCTGAATCAAAAATGGAGTAG
- a CDS encoding GNAT family N-acetyltransferase: MNKLNDVYEITPNDFDSVKDIIYESKLIDEKLLNLENAVLFIKDKLCRNKAKIFVKKQQDIVVAFAVLHYKINPLSVFEYNWHISYLYVKTDFRRKSIGREIMTACFDNARINNVKHISLNTDTENFAAHQLYESFGFIRKSFISNYYYYEIKL, encoded by the coding sequence ATGAATAAATTAAATGATGTTTATGAGATTACCCCTAATGATTTTGACTCGGTAAAAGACATCATTTATGAATCTAAACTAATTGATGAGAAACTTCTTAATTTAGAAAATGCCGTATTATTTATTAAAGATAAATTATGCCGGAATAAGGCAAAAATATTTGTCAAGAAGCAGCAGGATATAGTAGTTGCTTTTGCTGTATTGCATTATAAAATAAACCCATTGTCTGTTTTTGAATACAATTGGCATATCTCCTATCTCTATGTTAAAACAGATTTTAGAAGAAAATCAATTGGCAGGGAAATCATGACAGCATGTTTTGATAATGCCCGGATAAATAATGTTAAGCATATTTCATTAAATACAGATACCGAAAATTTTGCAGCGCACCAGCTTTACGAAAGTTTTGGCTTCATCCGGAAAAGTTTTATTTCTAATTATTATTACTACGAAATTAAACTATGA
- a CDS encoding aminotransferase class I/II-fold pyridoxal phosphate-dependent enzyme: MVKDLFERIQDNKGPLGKWASQAEGYYVFPKLEGELGPRMKFHGKDILNWSLNDYLGLANHPEVRQADTEAAIQFGAAYPMGARMMSGHTKYHEQLENELAEFVMKESAYLLNFGYQGMVSIIDALVTKNDIIVYDVDSHACIIDGVRLHMGKRFTYKHNDLESMEKNLQRATKMAEETGGGILFITEGVFGMRGQQGKLKEIVAFKEKYNFRLLVDDAHGFGTLGKTGAGAGEEQGVQDSIDVYFSTFAKSMANIGAFVAADKTVIDYLKYNLRSQMFAKALPMIQTLGSLKRLELLRKSSAIKDKLWENVNALQSGLKEKGFNIGDTNTCITPVYLEGSIPEAMVMVNDLRENYGIFLSIVVYPVIPKGIILLRMIPTASHTLADIEETLTAFEAIREKLVNGTYKEIAERTTVDVS, encoded by the coding sequence ATGGTAAAAGATTTATTCGAAAGAATTCAGGACAATAAAGGGCCTCTAGGAAAATGGGCTTCTCAGGCAGAAGGATATTATGTTTTTCCAAAATTAGAAGGTGAATTAGGTCCAAGAATGAAATTTCACGGAAAAGATATTCTAAACTGGAGTTTAAATGATTATTTAGGTTTAGCAAATCATCCGGAAGTTCGTCAGGCAGATACAGAGGCAGCAATACAGTTTGGTGCTGCTTACCCAATGGGAGCGCGTATGATGTCTGGACACACTAAATATCATGAACAATTAGAAAATGAACTGGCTGAATTCGTAATGAAAGAATCAGCTTATTTATTGAACTTTGGTTATCAGGGAATGGTTTCAATCATTGATGCCTTGGTGACTAAAAATGACATTATTGTTTACGATGTAGATTCGCATGCGTGTATCATTGATGGTGTTCGTTTGCACATGGGTAAACGTTTTACCTACAAGCACAATGATCTTGAAAGTATGGAGAAAAACCTGCAGCGTGCTACAAAAATGGCCGAAGAAACAGGCGGAGGTATTTTATTTATTACTGAAGGTGTTTTCGGGATGCGTGGTCAGCAGGGAAAATTAAAAGAAATCGTTGCCTTCAAAGAAAAATACAATTTCAGATTATTAGTAGATGATGCACATGGTTTTGGTACTTTAGGAAAAACAGGAGCAGGAGCAGGAGAAGAGCAGGGAGTTCAGGATAGTATTGATGTTTACTTCTCAACTTTTGCAAAATCTATGGCTAATATTGGTGCTTTCGTAGCAGCTGACAAAACAGTTATCGATTATCTGAAATACAACTTACGTTCTCAAATGTTTGCAAAAGCATTACCAATGATCCAGACACTTGGTTCTTTAAAACGTTTAGAATTATTACGTAAATCTTCTGCTATTAAAGATAAACTTTGGGAAAACGTAAATGCATTGCAAAGTGGCCTTAAAGAAAAAGGATTCAATATAGGTGATACAAACACTTGTATTACACCAGTATATTTAGAAGGAAGTATTCCTGAAGCGATGGTGATGGTAAACGATTTAAGAGAAAACTATGGTATTTTCCTTTCTATTGTTGTGTATCCTGTTATTCCAAAAGGGATTATTTTGTTAAGAATGATTCCTACTGCTTCTCATACTTTGGCGGATATTGAAGAGACACTTACAGCGTTCGAAGCCATTCGCGAAAAATTAGTTAATGGTACATACAAAGAGATTGCAGAACGCACTACAGTTGATGTTTCTTAA